From Vigna angularis cultivar LongXiaoDou No.4 chromosome 11, ASM1680809v1, whole genome shotgun sequence:
TTGGTTACAATCCTTAATAGGTATCCTTTTTCATACATTGACAACCACCTCTAATAAAATGCATCCCTCCGAAAACCAGCATTGCATTTCGCACGCATCAGGCACGACACAAGTTACAAATCAAGCAAACCAGATTTGTCATAAATCAATATTAGTTTACAATACAGGACAATCAAATTTGTCAAACAGGAAACTAACCAAAATAATATGCCAAATTACacatttaaacacaattttcAAATTAGACAGAGATAACTCCCCAAACCGTCTTCTCTCAGTGCTTGTCAAGGATTGAGAATTTAGTGTTCTCCCTACCGCAACTCTCCCTCAGACCACCTTGCCCCCTTTAGTCTAGGGTTCACCAAAATGAAGCAAATACAAatggaaaaatacaaaaatcatgacaaaagaagaaacaaagaagaaCCATACACCATCCGATTAAGTGGCACCCATGGAGTCTCGTCTTCTCTATCAACCGAACCCTACCACAGCACGCTCTTCCACTTCTCCGCTTCTCTATCACCCCCAACCCTAGCAAAGCACGAAGAGCTCTTCCAAAATGTGAAATTAGACAAACTGCAAAACTGAGTACAGAGAACACCATAAATAAAACGCAACGTTTCATTTAGAGGGGTAAATGACAATATTACCCTTCTGTACATTCACCAAATTTGGGCCCCATCCCGTGTCATTTGAATGTCAAATACTTTGGCCGTGTCAAagtattctttttcttattaatatatattaatctcTTCCTTCAGCAACAAAATGATCATCATTTGGCGACCCAAATCATGATGGTTCATGATATTGAAACACTCTTCAATTACCTGATTAAGCATCCACTTGAAGCCCATAACTCTTCAACAAGGTCTCAAACCATCCACTAACATTGATATTTGCATTGTCAGTATGCAAAAAAATCTGATAGGTTGTGAGTAGTGCAAGTAGGGTGCTTTCCATTCTTCTACACTAGAAATATGACATGAGTGTTGATGACTCTCTTTTCCAATAACTTGGTATTTACACAAACTCTTATTGGTTTCTCTAAATTAACTGAACAAATGTATAGTCCACATGTTGCAGCCATGACTAAAAGTACCAACCTCAATGTTGATGGAAAATTCTTAGTATGTCCATGGAATCCTTAAAAATGAAGTAGTCACCACATGTCACAATGAAATTGTAAGCTAATGTGATTAAGATTcaagacaaagaaaaaaaaaatgatgatagcAATGATTGATACTGCCTAGTTTTCTCACCTTCTCCAGGACAAATAATTGTTGAATCATGTTTGGAATAAAGACAACAACAAATATCCCTCTTCTTGAGCTGACAAAAGTTAATTCGAGAGCTGAGCAGTGGCGAAGAGCGAAATCTAGAGCGGAGAAGAACGGAAGTGAATCCGGGCCGAGCAAACACGCTGTATTTCGAACCCTAGCTGAGGCGCCACAAGGAGGTGCTCGCGGCGGCTACTACGGAGAAGGAATGGCCAGCGACTGTCGCGCGGCGGTTTTGTCGACGCTGATGGTGGACGAGGCGTGGCATCTCTCGACGCTGAAGACCTGGTTCACGAGGGTTTGGCAGTGGTGGAGCACGCAGTAGTGGCCCGTCGATGCAGGCAACGGTGGGATCTCCGGAAATGACAGCTTAGAGTTTAAGTGTTGCGTTGAGCGCGAGAGAGAAAGGGATGGAGGAGCAAGCTATTCTGAGCAGGCGCACAGTGGCCGTGACGAGGCTCGCCGGAATCTTCGCCAGCGTTTGAGCGCAATGAGGGGTAAAGGAGGAAGCCTGATGCGTTTGTTGTATGGAGTAGAAGAGACCGAGTGTTCTGTTCTGTGTTGGCTTTTGTGTGTAATGATTGTGGAGAAGAAGGAATAGCCTGAAATTGGGAGAGAAGAAACAATCAATTTTTTGGAGGAACggttgaaaaaaatgaaaattagctTTTAGATAATTCACCAGGTTCATCTAAATCATGTTAAGTTGTATCAGGTTTTTATAATTTCTGCAAAATaactcttattaaatatttttttttatcgaaaTATCATTCTCCGGAATATGATATGATATGCACTTGTCTGGGGAAAGATTTAGAATATTATCaccttaaaaatataaattttgtgatCAGCAATTTTAAGTGTGTTATTGGTGAGATTGTTGCAGTTGATTTTCTGACagataattatatatacatgtgCATCTTCACTTATGCTGTAACTACGTTTTTATAGCATGAGTATTCCTATGTAATCTTGAATACACCTGTCGCTATCattatatatctttattttcgtgtgaaaaaaaattgtttttctggtGTAACATAACATGTGTTCATTGATATCTCATCATTCATATATATGTGTTTGTGTATGCATTTGAATGAAGATTTTTAACGTGAAAAgacttatttattttactgaCAGGACATGTTGAGGCTCAATGAACCACACAAGAACATCATCGTCTATTCTTCTGTCACAACTGTCACGATCCCGCCACTTTACCACAATTCTCACACTCCATCTCCTTCATTCAATGATTCCACTTGGTTTCAAAGTGagcatagaaaaaaaaaagattcatTTGGTTTGAGTCTCTTTCACTTTTACACCCCTCACCGTCTTCTAGTTCCATGTAACACCACGTcgcaagaaaacaaaaccaataAGGGAGGTGGTGAGGAAAATATGGAGCACTTTGTTGTGGTGGTCCTCAGTTCTCTCTCTCTAACACTTTCCTCCTTTATATAATTCCTTTGCCATCACCCTATTGCAGCCATTCTTCCATATGGAGGGGTTGGAGCCAAAGGTGGTGGTGAGGGGTGAGAGGTTGAAGAGGGATATGGTAGATTGTGGTGATAACCAAAAAGGGTACGTGGAGCTTCGgcaggagaagaagaagaagaagaaaggcgaGGAAGGGAAGAAAGGGTGTGTTGATGGTGGCATGCTGTGTTGTCAAGCGGAGAAGTGCAACGCGGATCTGCATGAGGCCAAGCAATACCACAGGAGGCACAAGGTGTGTGAGTGTCATGCCAAGGCTCAGGTTGTGCTTGTTCATGGCACCAAACAACGGTTCTGTCAGCAATGTAGCAGGTTTGGGGAGGTTCGACTTTTGTGTTTttaaccttttctctctttctaaaAAGTCTAATCACGTCAATCAGAACGTTGAGAGAACGTTGGATCCACGTTTTTTTAACCTCTTACAAACACCTATTAAGTTTGATTTTCCTGTTTTATGGAGGCTTTTTGTTCTTGCTAGGTTCTtttgatgaaaagaaaagacaaaactTACAGCTTATATGAGTTTACATCAAATACTTTAATTAGTATTaagatgaaattatatatctCTGGTAAGAGAATACCAAAATAACCGGAAAACTGGATctgaattttgttttagaaGGAGCCATCTTGAAATTCAAGGTGCATGAACTGTGTCCACCTTTTAGAGTTGGATAGTTTGGAGATATTGGAAGCAAATCGAGTTTGAGTTGAATTGGTcgttttaatgatttttgtaGTTGTATGTGTTGAACTCAAATGATGATCTAAAATGATATAGTCTCACTGGAATCAAAGACTTATGTGTTTGGTGTTAGAGGACTTTTCCCTTTCTATTATGTTGAATTTAATGTAACTTCAGTTATCAAGATATAGACTGATTCTGTCATGTTGAAATTGTAATCAAACTCGTCTTACTCTGTGAAGTGATTGTTTGATGTCTTCTGAAAGACAAGCTTTTGCATGAGCCTACTGAGATGTTTTACTTTATGGAATCATGAAGTTCAGAAAGGATAATAATTTGGATATGTTAATATGCAAAGTCAAGGATACTGAAGTTTATATTTGGCATATGTGAATCTGTACGGTGTGTTTGGAGCAATAACAgtcttctttttcctcttctgAGGTAAAAAAAGAAGACAATTCTGCTACCAGAATTTCGCTAtaatcttatttgttctttCTCCCTATTTGGCATGTCAAAATTGGCTAGCAAGATCATGTTGATGTTGTGTTTATGTATCTGATCTGAAATAAGAAACTGTTATGCAGATTCCACGAGTTGTCAGAATTTGATGATGCAAAAAGAAGTTGCCGCAGGCGTTTGGCTGTACACAATGAACGGAGGAGAAAGAACTCTTGTGATCAATCTCAAGCAGAAGGGTCAAGCCACCACAAAGGGTCAGAGGTCCCTCAAATGAAGGACATTGCTTGTGGTCAGGCTAATGATAGGGGAAGAACTCATATAACGATACAAGAAAATTCTGCTtacaaaaagtttcaaataaGATAAGATCTGCTTTTGTCCTTAAGTTGCTCTCTCTCTTCTGTCATCTTGGTGATGGATTGGTGAAACAGTTTCTGTGTCACATTCACGCTGAAGATTGCATTTAGataaataacttcaaaaataaaactaacataATGGTGTTGCAGTAAATTATGCACTTCTTCCCATTATGTTCAACCATTATGCTTGACATATCTTAACATAATACTCTATGTTTTGTGCTACATGCCTTGCATTATGTGCTAAGCAGcgaaattttttatttggttatattacaaattacaatcactgATACTACTAACATTGGTTCTTTTGGTTAGAGAAAATAAAGGTACATAACATGTTTTGTCACCTAAATATAGCTTTGGCCTACACTAGGTCAAGTTGGCTATGAGAATCCCTTTTGTCAATTTGCTATGGGATAAGATATGTGCCGAACGCACAATGAGATCAATTGCTTTTGCATGCTGAAAGAACAAAGGAAAAAGATGGCCATACTATAGAATAATGCCCTTTTTATTTCCCCCTATTGATTGATTCCTTTTAGCCCAAAACTGTTGATACAAGCTAAAATAGAACTGTACaatcatttttgttgttgattaaaatcaaactattttttattctagGAGAGAGAGTTTCATATAAAGTTAaagcattttcttttccttaacaGAATGAGCTTAGTGAAGGAGAATTCCATGTGCAGTCTCCAACTTTGAGAATCCAATCCAGGGAAATAACCTAAGTGCAGATAACATTCGATTTATTGTGGGTGAAAAAGTGACTTCAATCAAATGATAATTGGTACATAAATAGTATCACTATTATGAAAATGATGTTTCAAAATTGACGTAACCCCAAATGGCTGAAACTTGTAGCAACTGAATTTCTCCTATCTCATTGTATTGATTACTTTTTCAAATTAGGGAAGAAATTCACATGGTGTTGGTCATGAAAATTTGAACCCCAAAACTTCCATTCCAACACCACCACCAGAGTCCCCATTGTTATgttgaattatattatatatataagaatatttatactatatatactatttataatttaatattaattttagcaATATTAGTATTACATACactaatttttgtaaataataccGTGTAATGGATGTTAAGGTAgaaacaattaatataatatcataaatactttttatagtaatatattaattataataacaatctATGGTAATatagtattatattattactgctattgttattaaaataaatattattactaataataattgtattgttataagaataataatattgtttatattaattttattattataattattatagctaacatataattagtttttgggttaaatatgtttttagtccttaaactaATGGTTGTTtctggttttagtccctcttttaaaataaggtacaatttggtcctcattcttttcgaaactttgattttagtcctcTAAAACTAATACCGTTAAAAATTAGCTAACGTGactaacggtagactgacacacgatttttttttcaagtgtttctcaccttttctccccttctctctcttccttccatcttccacccaacTTCATCTTTCACAGCATCCCTGGTCACATCTCTAACGTAACCAACTTTCTTTCTCATGGAAATGGCAATCCCTTTCTTTGTCTTCTCCATCACCAAAGCAATTTATTCCCCAATATCATGACACTTAACTTCACAACTCTTCCCTCTCGCAACCTCCACGCATATCCCAACCTCTTCCTCCAACAACTTGCAGTTGTAAAACTGCTCCGCCACCATCGGCCATCCCAGAATAGGCATCGCCTGACTCAGTGATTCCAGCACCGAGTTCCACACGCAGTGACTCAGAAACACCGAAACCGCAGAATGCCACAAAATCTCCAACTGGGGCGCCCAATCGCGAACCACCAAACCCTTCCCCGATTCTTGAACCCTCTCGACAAAACCCTCCAGCAACCATTCATCTTCTCTGAACTCCGAATTTATGCCGAACCCGATTGGTGGTCTCACAACCCAGATGAAACTCTTTCCACAACCCGATTGCTTGATACATGCATGTACCATTATTAAGCAAATGTTGGCCAGAGCTTATTTTTTCTGCATGATAATGGTGCTTACTTAAGCTGCAGAGTTTTAAAATTGTTCCAAATGGAAAggataatacaataaaaatggTGCTTACAATGGGTCTTTAAATCTCGCAATATCTAAATATTCCCTCCTATCTCTGCAAGTTTAAAGCATATCagctttataaaaatattatatgtcaGTAGCTGTTTGGCCCATCatattttgtaaattctttCATAATATAAATCCTTTATTACATTGTTTTTGTACTCAGTAGCTTGAGTTCATGAACACTTTCTTCTAGCCAGTAAAATTTTGGAggttataattaagaaaattagttCTCTATGTCCTAATATCTAGAAATGAAGATACAATATTCtgggtggaagatggaaggaagagagagagagggagaaatggtgagaaacacttgaaaaaaaaaatagtgtgtcagtctaccgttagccacgtcagttaatttttaacggtgttagttttagAGGACTAAAGCCAAAGTTTCGAAAAAAATGaagaccaaattgtaccttattttaaaaaagagactaaaaccagaaacgaccaataatttagagactaaaaacatatttaaccttagttttttaatttaattactaaGATGAGGCTTTCCTACCAAGACTAGAAGCCAACCACTAGACCCTAACCAACTTTTGCCACACCATCTGCACTGTTTACCAGTTAAAAAagcattataattatataaaacaagGTGCTGGCATGTGTAATCCTCCATCAACATGGCATGGTGTAATCTCCACCGATAGTAAAACTGAATTTCATTCAATGAAAATCAGTTATATACTATGTCGTTTACTTGACATGGATATAAAAAGTGTTGTAGTACATATGGATCAAAATAAACCAGCAAAAGAACAATGATGTGTTCAGAAACAGTATGACGATGGAACGTGTAATGTGaaatatttccttttatttgtatttgattttattttaattctaatatttctttaaattgaaataatttccTTCATctctaaattaaaatcaaatttaacttttatatacaTCTACAATTTTATAAACATCTACGGTGATatcacaagttaaaataaatatgtttaaaatttaaataaaattcattgtaaaattttaatttaaataaacttaatcaaattaaaaatatttttaacagtattaaatatatttaaatttatattttacattaaattttatttaaacaggTTAGATTGACctgttatatttattataatgatatttttaataaaatttatatttttattaatatttttaataagattaagtttatttaaattaatattttacattaaattttatttaaattttgtttttaaattttaaatatatttattttaatttgttataaaaatattttaaaattttatatttgaatttataatattgtcattttttaaatcaactctaaattattaatatataaatatttaaaacaaaatttaaataattttcaatgtatatatattatataaaagttaaatttggttttaatttgaaaaaaagatgaaattgttccaatttaaaaaaacattaggACTAAAATGAgactaaatacaaataaaatgattaaattgatatttttcacATTACATGTGTCATTGATACGTCACACTATCTCTGTTGTGTCACACTGTTTCTGACAGGATCTTCATTTGAcacatgacaatttttttttaaataaaaataaacaaaaattttagtTAAGGCCATCAGTTTTGTATtaaccaaaataacaaaattgtatcacatttaaaaaatgagagttcaattaaaacaacttaaaatttaattattgaattgaAATTCCTGTATAATATAAACTCATTAAAACATAATCTTTAagttagtttaaaattatattaaaatataatataaagtgaGAGATTAAGACTATTTATAGATCAATCATAGAATGacatataaataatgttaaaatgttgtaaaagaAATGTTGTGAAAGTATCATTATTCATGTATGTATACGTAGGTACAATTGTAACAAGTACGCGTAAGCCATTATTCATTCAAAATCACAATTGCAAATACTGAAATTTGTGAGAACTTAGCATGATAGATGAACATctattcatgattttttttatatataagtacCGGATGTGATTTTTAACTTATACCTTTTCCTTTATATAAGCGGCTGATTTGAGGATAAcacttttagaattttttaattttgtttatagtaGTTGAATGAATTCaaattgatttattaaataataattagtaattcaataattaacattaaatggtgaatcaaaatttatcaattaatttattttattaattaaaaatgatatattaaaaaggtAATTAATGTTTGGCTTTTAAAAactgtaattaaatttaatcaattaaagaaAGAATTAATCATACAGTTTAATTTGTATAACCGGTACCATACtgttaacattaataataataaaaatataccaaatgctaattaattattacaacACTGTTTTTTCagtaaatagaaatataaattagtaaatataaatttttaattcaatcaaaacgtTATGTTTCAAAATAGATGCTAATATATCATTGATTGTTAATATACATACATAGTACatagtatataatatataatatgttataataaattattatattgcaaaagaaagtttACGTTGTTGCAACGTTTGATTAGCAACGCTAACATTTGCAACGTTCCTTTGCAACGTTCCTTTGTAACGTTTCTCTGGCAACGTTCCCATTTGCACCTAGCTCTATAAAAAGAGCTGCTCTTCCATTCTAAGGGTGCAGTACAAAAAACACCATTTCCAACCTTGattattttctctcttgttTTCTTAACCTCCTATCTTGTTGTCTATATCTCATATCCTGGGTATATAGTTTAAAGAgtttcttgctagttctgagatccttagagatattctgggaagttcctgttgtatcctgggggacttgcgcaatacaccgcggataagtccttaaggacagtgaatctacacgcctcaggaaattgCGGTTCAAGTCTTTGTCAGCACAATTTActacaatcttaaggacttatggctgacaaCAACAACTCAATTCCGGAGACTCAGAATATTGCTTCCGGAACCCAGAAGGTTTTCGCAAAATCTCTTCCGGATGTGTCAAAAATCGAGATTTTCTCCGGACAGAACTTCCGACGCTGGCAAGAACGTGTGTCCACCCTGCTTGACATGTATGGAGTTGCAACTGCTCTTTCATCTCCGAAACCGGACTCCAGTCTTCCTTCAAACTCAAAACTAGTTGAAGAGTGGACTTACGCGAACAAGGTATGCCGACACACTTTGCTTAGTGCGctttctaatgatttgttcGATGTGTATTGTTCCTACAAGGAAGCGAAAGACATTTGGGattcgttg
This genomic window contains:
- the LOC108333467 gene encoding squamosa promoter-binding-like protein 3; its protein translation is MEGLEPKVVVRGERLKRDMVDCGDNQKGYVELRQEKKKKKKGEEGKKGCVDGGMLCCQAEKCNADLHEAKQYHRRHKVCECHAKAQVVLVHGTKQRFCQQCSRFHELSEFDDAKRSCRRRLAVHNERRRKNSCDQSQAEGSSHHKGSEVPQMKDIACGQANDRGRTHITIQENSAYKKFQIR